The sequence CTTGATATGTTCAGCCTTTGCAGGTGTAATCTTTACACATTTGCCATGGAACCATCTCTCGCAAATGTCACAGCAAATCCAGAACTCATCAGTACCATAATTATCCCCACAGGCTCCGCAAGTTGCACCctgttcatcatcttcttcttcttcttccccacTCTCATCATCTTCTTTCGGTGGTGGAGACATCTTCACTCCCTTGGTCTGGGGCTCAGATTGCCGGGACTGTTTATAGGCAACATAAAAGCAGTGAAAACATTACACAAAGGAGCCATACAAAGGGGATAAAGCAAATAAGAACTTCTGTGAAACTGTGCCTTCTTACCGTCTTTCCACTTGATTTGCTTTTGCTACTGTTTTGAGTAGCAGATTGGTCCTTTGGTTGCTTGACATTGCCTGTCACAACTTCAAATATGGTTGGCAAATCATTTATCATCTGAAAAAGCCTCTTCCTGTAAATCCAATTCCAAACAATATTAGAACCACCTCCTTGATTTGATCTTATATGCAACAGTTATAGATAACATGTAGCCACTAATTCTTGGCTTTTATAGCTTCCTGCAAAAATGATAATATGAATCTTGGCTTTATAGAAAGGGGCCGCAGACAACATTTCCTGTATTATGAATCTAGGCTTTATAGAAGGCTTCTAACGTTGTACATGACCAGAACAATAGTAATACCTATTTTCTTAGTAAACAATAGTAGTACCTTTTTCTTAGTAaacaaatgtaattttttatcaGACCAAGCATTCACTTTCTTTTACATATTAAATAGTTCACTGTCAATTTCAATGTCAAGGGTACTTCCAGAAGGCATTAAACAGAAAACTAAGATAATCTAACAATGGTTACTTTTTTTACCTAAAGAAATTCAGtaatacaaaatagaataagaaattacaaccaaaaaacaaaacagaaaaatctaacattttttttaagggaaaaaatccaggaaaatttaacatttatttctAAAGTAAAATAGTCATAGATAAATGCACATGTAACTAAACATGTATGATAAATTTCCCCATGCATCTCTATCCCTAGCAATCATGAAAAGCTCAGGATACCTTTCCTTAAAGAAAGAATTCCCATTCCAGCAATCATGCTAGAAACGAATCCTGGTACCATTCCCTGCCTCAAGCCTCAGACATAACTAATAAAGTTTTCCCAACCACCTCTAATGTGCTTCCATAAACATACTCCATAAGGACCCCTCACTACATACACACACCAACCACCCCACAAAATGCCATATTTTATATCTATTACCTTGCTCCATAATGCATCCCTCTCCTTGACATACCTCCACAACCATTTGCCAAGTAGAGCTtggttaaaaaacaaaagttttttaATCTAATCCTCCAGCTTGAACAAGAACATAAACAGTTTGCCAATTTACCAGATGAAATTTATTGTCATCCAGCATACAACCCTAAAGAAGGTGACATAACAAATTAGAGAGTTTGACTATGCAAGCTTATGGCAGGTTAATGTTTAGGGGGACTTGTGGATCTAAAGATTAGAACATTTTAAAAGTAAGGTTTTGTAGGGAAGAGAATATTTATTTAGGGTTGAAAAGGGGTAAGAATAAACAGAAATTGAATTTCTCCACAATCTGTGAACTGAGAGCCTGAACAACATTAGAGAGAGGGAAGAACAACAAGGCCAACATACCTCAATACTCAAAACATTCAATAAAACCCCTCTTTGTTTGATCCTACATCTTAACTTTTCCTAATAGAAGAAGGACTTCTAGGTTAATTAGTAAACTAAATCCTAATTGAATTGAATCAAACGCCACACATAATGACccataaactaaataaaaccCAAGGCCCACACCTAACAACTAcataattactaaaataccactAACTCTAGAAAAACCaagtaaaacataaataaaatactcCTAACATATTTAATTACCATGGGCACTTATTCTTGGACTTTTCCTTAATCTTAAGCTTCCAAAGAGGacctttctccaaaaaaaaaaaaaaaaagcttccaaagaggactttttttttcaaaccatACCATGGTTGTGCTATCAGGAGTCCCTCCACAAAGCCCTCCATTTtaagccacatattctcaaatttaaaatatgctTTTTGTCCCATTAAAGTCAAGAAAAATTCGGGAAGTGATCTGACAGTTATATAGCAGAAATATTTCTTCCCAGTTCAATATTATAAGAAACCTGTCTAGTTTGGACATAGATGGGGGCTCATAATTGTTAGATTAGGTAAATGCACCTCCTTCCAACTTCCAAGGGTAAATCCATCAGCCCAAGATCTGAAATGAAAACATAAATTTCCCATATGGCTATGTAGACCCTTTCTACATCCCCTCGTTCACTAGGGAAATGACTAATGAGTGAAGTTTTGATATCCACCCCATGCAACAAGGAACTCCTGCCAACTCCTTCCACAATTGTCTTCTTTCCATATCTGCATTGGGGCCATATACACCAGAGAAATCTCAATCAAAGCCATCAGCAacattcttcaatttttttcatgatACTGAGTAATTTCCCACTGCCTCTGCCAGTTTTTCTAGCACTCTTTTGTCAAAGAACATCAGAATACCATTTGACACACCCACAGAGCTCAAATAGACAAGTTACTAAGCTCATGTTGCAAAATTTAACTAATTGAAGCACTCTGAATTATGAACTTGAAACACAACCCCTTCCTTGTATACTAAggtttttttaacaatttgattTTATCCATAACAATTTCATCCTAGCATCCTGTattcaaagaaaaaggaaagatgaTCAACCTTTAATCCAGATCATATAACtgatccaaagaaaaaaaaaaaaaaaatttgtctctAGTTATTTACTCATCAACTCAAAGAAATTTGGAAGAACTGATTTAAGCTAAAAAAACAAGAGCCCATTGCTGATTGTGGTTCAAAATTAGCTCAAAGAATAAGCGACATAGTTTTGCGTTCAAATAGGTAATGATGAACAGTCAAACAGCTTTATTGCTTGTCTCTAGTAAGAGTACAACCAACATAAACTCCTCTATCTTTATGCATTCTCTCTCTTACTTGTCCTTCTCCTTAGACCTCTTTAGCTTCTTCTGTACTGCAACTGAAATAGGACTTTGGGTCTTATTTCCCATTCTTTCCCCAGTACACAACAACACATGCTGACAAGTCTATCAACATTTCCTGCTATTGAAGGGCCATTTTCTACAAATCACTAAGCAACATAATTAACTCGCAAAACAAGAGAACAGAACAATGGGAAACCTCGTTCTTCTTCTATGGAGTGGCCAAAAAGAGAACCATCTAACGTACATTTTATCATATACTAAGTCATTGCCATAAGAGCTAATCACAAAATATGGAAAATGAAGTTAACATAACTCATGTTAATCGCTGTGGGAACATTTGCTAAAATTGCCAGTATCAGCCAATgcatcaaaataattaattaatctgGAATAATAAAAGGCTCCGTTTGTTTTAAAGTAAAACACTTTCTTGGCAGCAATGTTTTTAGTGAAATATTCAGGGAAAAcgacttttttttgtttggtttaaacccttttaaataattttctagtgtttggttgcacTAAAAATTTCTatgcttaaaataaataaataactcataAAAAGTCATAAAGCATTGGCGGTGGTGGGAGGAGTTGAGGGGAGAAGAGGGAAGGGGAGGGAGGGACATGGTGGTGGAGGCAGCGTGGGTGagtggattttttctttttcttttctttttttggggggggtggggagggGGGTTGGTGGGCGGAATAAGTACTGATGAAAATATATCACTTCATTCTTTTCTCATTAGCACTTATAAAATATCTTTGCACCATTACAGAATGataccaaaaattatataaataaattaacacgaGCTTATGGAACCCACAATCTTATTATTTGCTTGAATTAGATATAGAATAATTGATTACTACTTCTCCAGATATTTGACATATTAatcatgtaaaaataaaatgcagcTGATGCGGACATatccaaaaaaatgttaaattcaaatGCAAAGACAGTTTTGAGCTCAGACAAAAcataattattcaatgagtgcTGCCTGAGACaacctctctttctttcttataattGTCTAGGAGACAGAATAACATGAAAGGAAAACAATGAGAGAATCTATAATAAGAATTGGCAACCGGTAAATCTTGAGTCGATATTATAGAAAGCCAGAGTAATCACAGCCACTGCAACTATCAGTGataacaatttcaaaaagtagAGAAAACAATTACATACCTTTCGTTCTTACCAAACCCAAAGCGTGCACCGAAATAGAAAGCAACAGCAAGTAACCACGAGTCACTGTGAACTGCAACCAGTGATAACCAGTCCTTTTCTTGCATCCCATCCCTAGCAAAGTTGATACCCAATGCTGGCTCAGGGAGCTCAGGAGGCACTTCCTCAACGGGCAGATTAACCTCCCAGGTCTCATTTGGAAGTCCATACAGACACAAGTTCTCCTTCTCTAAAACCAAAACATTAATACCTTAAGAAAAATGACACAACTCTCCGCAACTACCAATGTAATCAAAATCACATCCATGCCTCCACACCGGGGTTTTTTATATGgcaacaaaacaaatatttagaaTGAATAAGGACAGTGTAAATAAATGACAGATATTTCAAACCAATAGTGATGCTTCTAGGTCCATTTGGATGTATGTTTAATGACAAAAAAGCAGAAGCAAAAGAATGATATCTTACAtacacttattaaaaaaaaattactgcaaGTGATCAAACTTAATACATATGGTATTAATTGCTATGGATCTCTTTACAACTGAAATGATCAAAGACGCAAGAGTAAAAAATAACTTAAGATTACATTTGGTTTTCTCAAAGAGCTCTTATGTAACAATTAcaggagaaaaaaatatattgaaagatTACAACTAGAATGAGATTGTACCCCTCAAAAACCTAGTCCATCTATAAGTAGGAAAAGCTGCCTCCAATTGTATGTATTGAGAGTGAGCTCACCTTAATTTAGCAGCTTCAGCTGTAAAAATTACTTCCAATAACCATTATAAAACACTACCATCTATAGTAGAACAACCcaaatattttagatttatgAAGTACAAAATTGGGACCTCCAAAATATAAACAAGTAAGCCATCTATGCTACAAATGAAGATATGCATATATTGAAAAGCACTGTTAGGTCTTCTTTATCTCCACACTAGAGACAACAAGAATGTACTGATAATCCTTGATATCCCTTAGTAGACGTTTCACAATTATTCATCAAGCCAAAGCTGTTGACAGGAAACCGTGATATCCAATGTACCATAGGCCAAACAGAGTAAATTTATTAAGGCACGTCGGCCCTTGAAATCCTGAATTTAGATTGACCTTTCCCTAAATAACAAGTTGTGACTTCTTGTCACTAAAGCAAACATAAGTAGAAAGtaatacaaaaccaaaacaacagTAAAGAGGACATGTATACGGTATCAACTGTTGAAAACAAGAACAACATGCAGCAAAGGTTAGAaccttcttaaaaaataaagaatttttgACAAACtctcaaaaattacaaatacagATAACAACCCACAAGTTGTACAATCAAAATGTACAGTCAACACCAAGTATGTCATCAATTGCAGACTCACAATAAAATTCACCACAAACCCATGTcacataatattaaaaaacttttttttttttggttttttgtttagaaaaacaaaaatacagaaagaaaaaaaaaaaaacgcaccGGGATCGCACTGCTGGTAAAACTTGTCAACGTCTGCAACAttgaaacccagaaaaaaaaattcaaaaattcaaaattagcAACGTAGAATTTCACAAACAAAACAGAAATTAGAGAAAAACCCACGAAGAATAGAGTGTACCAAGAGTAAGGGCTTTGATCAAACCAGCTCGACGGCCCTTGAAATCTTGAAAAACCTCTTCCACTGTTCTGGGTATTGGATGTGGTAttgcttccattttttttttccaagctcTCAACTTTGCTCTCTCTCACTATCTCAATTTTCAATTCCCACccctatttaaataaaaaaaatgcagctCTCTgtaaaaatatgaagaaattaATTCCCAATTTGAGAATTAGGGTTTCAATGACcttattagggttttttttttcttttctttttttctttttttctctttttggaattgggttttgtatttgttgttgtttatatTCCAATTTCGGAAAAAGCGCTTttgtgaagagagagagagagagagggaaggaGGGAGTGTTTGTGGAATTTAATTTtagtccaaagtccaaacaaaGTAGAGAGTATAAGaagagggagaagaagaagaagaaaaaagaggaaaggaaaaataaatagggGTTTTTGTGTAATAGGATATGAGAAAgacaaaatgacaaaattttagagaaaaggGCTTAAAATAAAGATGAGGGGTTGAGagactttgagagagagaccaacaacaaccaagaaaaaaaaaaaaaaaaaaaagggttttagaCTGCTCCTCCTAGGTCTAGTGTAGTCCCACCCtattatttattcaattaatttgtgtcttctcctctctcttatTGGTTGTCTTTTGAGAGTTTGAGGTCATCGGTCATcctcaagctttttttttttttgctcttttccaAGTATTGTTTATTATAGACTATTTTCAATATGGAGGGATATAAAGTGGGTTTTACACTTTTACTTCAATTTTTCACTAATGGGTTTTGCTTACTTAGCCTTTTTGTGAATAATTGGGTTTTCAAATCTGATCTGAAATATATGTGCGTTACTTTTTCTCTAAATATTTTACAGATGCCTTTGGTTTCTTATTCTACCTTTTCTTCTCTATATTTTagtctctctttatttttccctCACAACATGAACAAAATTGCGTACAAATGCTTGGATTTGGTTTTAATAATACTTTAGATGTTTAATTTTAGATTAACGTGTTagaatttgatttgtttaacacCACCCATAATAAGATAAATgaacatatctgatttttttcaattttaaatgcAGTATATTTAAGGTATAaaatgtttaatatatatatgaattttggGTTCAAGTGGTAATTAAAGGTCAGTTTGGATTCACGTCCACATTTGcgtttggggttttttttttttttttttgaaccagcatgttatgcactgttcattggCCATGAACAGTGAATTTAGGCCAATGAACAGTACCAAACAGtaata is a genomic window of Quercus lobata isolate SW786 chromosome 2, ValleyOak3.0 Primary Assembly, whole genome shotgun sequence containing:
- the LOC115977672 gene encoding PHD finger protein ALFIN-LIKE 7, whose amino-acid sequence is MEAIPHPIPRTVEEVFQDFKGRRAGLIKALTLDVDKFYQQCDPEKENLCLYGLPNETWEVNLPVEEVPPELPEPALGINFARDGMQEKDWLSLVAVHSDSWLLAVAFYFGARFGFGKNERKRLFQMINDLPTIFEVVTGNVKQPKDQSATQNSSKSKSSGKTSRQSEPQTKGVKMSPPPKEDDESGEEEEEDDEQGATCGACGDNYGTDEFWICCDICERWFHGKCVKITPAKAEHIKQYKCPSCSNKRSRV